ACTTTAGCAGTATTCGCTACTTTAAATTAAATATATTCTTTTTATAAAGGTACAGCATTATGTCGGTTTTAGCGCAAATGAAAGATAAGTTTCATATAACAATATGGACTTTTTATACTGTTTTCATATGAAAATCCTCTTCATAACGCAAATAAAAAAGGGCTATTTCAGCCCTTTTTATTTATAAATCCTCTATATCATATTCGGTATATCCCTCATAATAGTAACTAATATCAATGCCTCTCATGAATACTGCACGGCTATTAATTTTATCTACTAGTGCATTTTGGAGTATATGCTTAATTTCAATATCTTTAATTGGGCTGCGTTCCATTGCCAGTAAATAATCTTCTTTATCAATTTTATTCCAGTCGACCACCTGTTGCATTTCATTCTTAAAGATTAAATCTAACCATATTCTAGTCTCTCTACCATTTCTTTCTCTAAAAAGGGGGGCAATATTCATTTCAACTTATTTCTCAACGATTTCATCAAAGGTTGTTTGTGGCATAGTGTTTATATGTTCTAGTGAATGACTTAGATACATAACAGGAGCAAATCGAAAGTTCCCCTTCGCTAGGTTAACCTTTCGAACCTTTCCAGCAAAGAAATAAATATCCTCAAATAGATAATTATGAATGTCAGAAAGACCCTTAAATGTGCCAACTTCTATGTGGTTTATTTCTCCTAAATCATATAAATCTTTGGCTTTCATTTTTGATAGTCGTTCTTCCACCCGATTCAATTCCAATTGATTTTTGATACCTAATTCATTTTCTAGCACGGTCATTCTCCTCTTTCTCTGCCATTAATTCATTTAGCATATCAAAATCTTCTTGTGGGGCTAAATTCTTGATGAAACTTCTAGCCATAGTCTTATAATTGAGTTATTTCGCTTATTCGGGATTACGTTTTTTATAGTTTTTGTGGCTTCATTTTGTACCTTGTTGTATGCCATTCTCTCCCTCACTTTCACATCTATAAGCATATTATATATTACTTAGTAATATATTTAAGCGAAAGACAAGCTAGAGCCGAAGCACTCTTCTTACCTACTTTGATGATATTTTTATTCATTACCTAGTTACTCTTTTATAATATTAAAAATACTTTCTTCTAACAATTCAAATCCATGACTTAAGCCTTCTATATCAATTGTTAAAGAAGGTAACAACTTAATTACTTCATCATTAGGCCCAGACGTTTCGATAATCAAACCATTTTCAAATGCAACTGAGCAAATCTTTTTAGCTATTCCAAAAGTATTACACACTATTCCCTGCATAAAGCCTCTTCCTCGAACTTCTCCTTGAAGCTGGGGATATTTCAAACAAATCCCATTAAGAAAGCTAGTGATTTTTTCACTTTTCCATTTTAATGCATTAATAAACTCTATATCTTGCCAATAATTCAATGCTTCTGTAGCTGCTAAAAATGCTAGATTATTCCCTCGAAACGTTCCATTATGTTCTCCTGGTTCCCACTTATCATATTCTGGTTTAATTAGTGTAATAGCCATCGGAAGGCCAATGCCACTTATAGATTTTGACAAACAAATTATGTCTGGTTTAATGTTCGCAAGTTCAAAGCTAAAAAATGTACCCGTACGTCCGCAACCTGCTTGAATATCATCAACAATCAATAATATATTATATTTTTTACACAATCTTTCAATTCCCTTTAACCATTGGGAGCTAGCGGTATTTAAACCACCCTCACCTTGAACTGTTTCTAGAATAATTGCAGCAGGTAAATCCACTCCACTTCCACTATCGCCTAATACTTTTTCTAAATATGATAAAGAATTAAGAGAATCTAAATAATTTTCATACGGCATGATAATACTATTATTTAGTGGTACTCCAGCACCCTTTCGCTTAAAATGATTACTCGTTATCGAAAGTGATCCTAA
This Bacillus paramycoides DNA region includes the following protein-coding sequences:
- the ectB gene encoding diaminobutyrate--2-oxoglutarate transaminase produces the protein MVVSSKMDIFNELESQVRSYSRSFPTIFTKSKGYKLWDVDGKEYIDFFSGAGALNYGHNDDKMKQVLIDYLLEDGIIHSLDMGTSAKVNFLKHFNKIILEPRDLNYKIMFPGPTGTNSVESALKIARKVTGRTNIISFSNAFHGMSLGSLSITSNHFKRKGAGVPLNNSIIMPYENYLDSLNSLSYLEKVLGDSGSGVDLPAAIILETVQGEGGLNTASSQWLKGIERLCKKYNILLIVDDIQAGCGRTGTFFSFELANIKPDIICLSKSISGIGLPMAITLIKPEYDKWEPGEHNGTFRGNNLAFLAATEALNYWQDIEFINALKWKSEKITSFLNGICLKYPQLQGEVRGRGFMQGIVCNTFGIAKKICSVAFENGLIIETSGPNDEVIKLLPSLTIDIEGLSHGFELLEESIFNIIKE